In a single window of the Pseudorca crassidens isolate mPseCra1 chromosome 9, mPseCra1.hap1, whole genome shotgun sequence genome:
- the MADD gene encoding MAP kinase-activating death domain protein isoform X44 — MVQKKKSCPRLLDYLVIVGARHPSSDSVAQTPELLRRYPLEDHAEFPLPPDVVFFCQPEGCLSVRQRRMSLREDTSFVFTLTDKDTGVTRYGICVNFYRSFQKRVPKEKGEAGAGSRGKEGPHATCISEEVGTESLESGPSLQPPSADSTPDVNQSPRGKHRAKAESRSRNSTLTSLCVLSHYPFFSTFRECLYTLKRLVDCCSERLLGKKLGIPRGIQRDTMWRIFTGSLLVEEKSSALLHDLREIEAWIYRLLHSPVPVSGQKRVDIEVLPQELQQALTFALPDPSRFTLVDFPLHLPLELLGVDACLQVLTCILLEHKVVLQSRDYNALSMSVMAFVAMIYPLEYMFPVIPLLPTCMASAEQLLLAPTPYIIGVPASFFLYKLDFKMPDDVWLVDLDSSRVIAPTNAEVLPILPEPESLELKKHLKQALASMSLNTQPILNLEKFHEGQEIPLLLGRPSNDLQSTPSTEFNPLIYGNDVDSVDVATRVAMVRFFNSPNVLQGFQMHTRTLRLFPRPVVAFQAGSFLASRPRQTPFAEKLARTQAVEYFGEWILNPTNYAFQRIHNNTFDPALIGDKPKWYTHQLQPVHYRVYDSSSHLAEALSVPPEHDSDSDPTDDSGSDSMDYDDSSSSYSSLGDFVSEMMKCDINGDTPNVDPLTHAALGDASEVAIDELQSQKEAEEPGPDSENSQENPPLRSSSSTTASSSPSTVIHGTSSEPADSTEMDDKAAVGVSRSLPSVPPSIGKANVDRRQTETGEGAQKLLRPNSLKLASDSDAESDSRASSPTSTVSNNSTEGFGGIMSFASSLYRNHSTSFSLSNLTLPTKGAREKTTPFPSLKGNRRALVDQKSSVIKHSPTVKREPPSPQGRSSNSSENQQFLKEVVHSVLDGQGVGWLNTKKVRRLLESEQLRVFVLSKLSRTVQSEDEAQQDIIPDVEIGRKVYKGMLDLLKCTVLSLEQSYAHAGLGGMASIFALLEIAQTHYYSKEPDKRKRSPTESVNTPIGKDPGLAWRGDPKAMAQLRVPQLGPRAPSASGKSPKELDTRSLKEENFVASIELWNKHQEVKKQKALETQRPEVIKPTFDLGETEEKKSQVSADSGVSLTSGPQRTDPDSVLGVSPAVMIRSSSQDSEVSTVSNSSGETLGADSDLSSNAGDGPGGEGSTHLAGSRGTLSDSEIETNSATSAIFGKAHSLKPSVKEKLVGSPVRFSEDVSQRVYLYEGLLGRDKGSMWDQLEDAAMETFSISKERSTLWDQMQFWEDAFLDAVMLEREGMGMDQGPQEMIDRYLSLGEHDRKRLEDDEDRLLATLLHNLISYMLLMKVNKNDIRKKVRRLMGKSHIGLVYSQQINEVLDQLANLNGRDLSIRSSGSRHMKKQTFVVHAGTDTNGDIFFMEVCDDCVVLRSNIGTVYERWWYEKLINMTYCPKTKVLCLWRRNGSETQLNKFYTKKCRELYYCVKDSMERAAARQQSIKPGPELGGEFPVQDMKTGEGGLLQVTLEGINLKFMHNQFLKLKKW, encoded by the exons ATGGTGCAAAAGAAGAAGTCCTGTCCTCGGTTACTTGACTACCTAGTGATCGTAGGGGCCAG GCACCCGAGCAGTGATAGCGTggcccagactccagaactgctACGGCGATACCCATTAGAGGATCACGCCGAATTTCCCCTGCCCCCGGATGTCGTGTTCTTCTGCCAGCCGGAGGGCTGCCTGAGTGTGCGACAACGGCGCATGAGCCTGCGCGAGGACACCTCTTTTGTCTTCACTCTCACCGACAAGGACACCGGAGTCACGCGTTATGGCATCTGTGTTAACTTCTACCGCTCCTTCCAAAAGCGCGTGCCTAAGGAAAAGGGGGAGGCCGGGGCAGGGTCCCGTGGGAAGGAAGGACCCCATGCCACCTGCATCTCAGAAGAGGTTGGCACCGAGAGCTTGGAGAGTGGCCCGTCCCTGCAGCCTCCCAGTGCCGACTCTACCCCGGATGTGAACCAGTCTCCTCGGGGCAAACACCGGGCCAAGGCGGAGAGCCGTTCCCGCAACAGCACTCTGACGTCCCTGTGTGTGCTCAGCCATTACCCCTTCTTCTCCACCTTCCGGGAGTGTCTGTACACCCTCAAACGCCTGGTGGACTGCTGTAGTGAGCGACTGCTGGGCAAGAAACTGGGCATCCCTCGAGGCATACAAAG GGACACCATGTGGCGCATCTTTACTGGGTCGTTGTTAGTGGAGGAGAAGTCAAGTGCCCTTCTGCACGACCTTCGAGAGATTGAGGCCTGGATCTATCGATTGCTGCACTCCCCAGTACCCGTCTCAGGGCAGAAGCGAGTGGACATTGAGGTCCTGCCCCAGGAGCTCCAGCAAGCTCTGACGTTTGCGCTTCCAGACCCCTCTCGATTCACCCTAGTGGATTTCCCACTGCACCTTCCCTTGGAACTTCTGGGTGTGGATGCCTGTCTTCAGGTGCTAACCTGCATCCTGTTAGAGCACAAG GTGGTGCTGCAGTCCCGAGACTACAACGCACTCTCCATGTCTGTGATGGCATTTGTGGCAATGATTTATCCCTTGGAGTATATGTTTCCTGTTATTCCACTGCTGCCCACCTGCATGGCGTCTGCAGAACAG CTGCTGTTGGCTCCGACGCCGTACATCATCGGCGTCCCTGCCAGCTTCTTCCTCTACAAACTGGACTTCAAAATGCCTGACGACGTGTGGCTAGTGGATCTGGACAGCAGTAGG GTGATTGCCCCCACCAATGCAGAAGTGCTACCTATCCTTCCAGAACCAGAATCACTAGAgttgaaaaaacatttaaaacag GCCCTCGCCAGCATGAGTCTCAACACCCAGCCCATCCTCAATCTGGAGAAATTCCACGAAGGCCAGGAGATCCCTCTTCTCTTGGGAAGGCCTTCTAATGACCTGCAGTCTACACCTTCCACTGAATTCAACCCACTCATCTATGGCAACGACGTGGATTCTGTGGATGTCGCAACCAG AGTGGCCATGGTCCGTTTCTTCAACTCCCCCAACGTGCTGCAGGGCTTTCAGATGCACACGCGTACCCTGCGTCTCTTCCCCCGGCCCGTGGTGGCTTTCCAAGCTGGCTCCTTTCTAGCCTCACGTCCCCGGCAGACTCCTTTTGCTGAGAAACTGGCCAGGACTCAGGCTGTGGAGTACTTTGGAGAATGGATCCTCAACCCCACCAACTATGCCTTTCAGCGGATTCACAACA ACACATTCGATCCAGCCCTGATAGGCGACAAGCCGAAGTGGTACACCCACCAGCTGCAGCCTGTCCACTATCGAGTGTATGACAGCAGTTCCCACCTGGCCGAGGCGCTGAGCGTGCCGCCGGAGCACGACTCTGACTCTGACCCTACTGATGACAG CGGCAGTGATAGTATGGATTATGATGACTCAAGCTCTTCTTACTCTTCCCTTGGTGACTTTGTCAGTGAGATGATGAAATGTGACATCAATGGTGATACTCCTA ACGTGGATCCTCTGACACACGCGGCACTGGGGGATGCCAGTGAGGTAGCTATTGATGAGCTGCAGAGccagaaggaagcagaggaaCCTGGCCCAGACAGCGAGAACTCTCAGGAAAACCCCCCTCTGCGTTCCAGCTCCAGCACCACCGCCAGCAGTAGCCCCAGCACCGTTATCCATGGAACCAGTTCT GAACCTGCCGACTCAACGGAGATGGATGATAAGGCAGCGGTAGGCGTCTCCAGGTCCCTCCCCAGCGTGCCTCCCAGCATTGGCAAAGCGAACGTGGACAGGCGTCAGACAGAAACTGGAGAGGG GGCTCAAAAGCTGCTGCGGCCCAACAGCTTGAAACTGGCAAGTGACTCAGATGCAGAGTCAGACTCTCGAGCGAGCTCGCCCACCTCCACCGTCTCCAACAACAGCACTGAGGGCTTCGGGGGCATCATGTCTTTTGCCA GCAGTCTGTATCGGAACCACAGTACGAGCTTCAGTCTTTCAAATCTCACACTGCCTACCAAAGGAGCGCGAGAGAAAACCACGCCCTTCCCCAGTCTGAAAG GAAACAGGAGGGCCTTAGTGGACCAGAAGTCATCGGTCATTAAACACAGCCCAACAGTGAAAAGAGAGCCTCCGTCACCCCAGGGTCGATCCAGCAATTCTAg TGAGAACCAGCAGTTCCTGAAGGAGGTGGTGCACAGCGTGCTGGATGGCCAGGGAGTTGGCTGGCTCAACACGAAGAAGGTGCGACGGCTGCTGGAGAGCGAGCAGCTTAGAGTCTTTGTCCTGAGCAAGCTGAGCCGCACGGTGCAGTCAGAGGACGAGGCCCAGCAGGACATCATCCCAGATGTG GAGATCGGTCGGAAGGTGTACAAGGGCATGTTAGACCTGCTCAAGTGCACGGTCCTCAGTCTGGAGCAGTCCTACGCCCACGCAGGTCTGGGTGGCATGGCCAGCATCTTTGCGCTTCTGGAGATCGCCCAGACCCACTACTATAGTAAAG AACCAGACAAGCGGAAGAGAAGTCCAACAGAGAGCGTAAATACACCAATTGGCAAGGATCCTGGCCTGGCTTGGCGGGGGGACCCAAAGGCCATGGCACAGCTGAGAGTCCCCCAGCTGGGACCTCGGGCACCAAGTGCCTCAGGAAAGAGTCCCAAGGAACTGGACACCAGAAGTCTAAAGGAGGAGAACTTTGTAGCATCTATCG AATTGTGGAACAAGCACCAGgaagtgaaaaagcaaaaagcTTTGGAAACACAGA GGCCTGAAGTAATCAAACCCACCTTTGACCTTGGTGAGACAGAGGAGAAGAAGTCCCAAGTCAGCGCAGACAGTGGTGTGAGCCTGACGTCTGGTCCCCAG AGGACTGATCCAGATTCTGTCCTTGGTGTGAGTCCAGCCGTTATGATCCGAAGCTCGAGTCAGGACTCCGAAGTTAGCACC gtGAGTAATAGCTCTGGAGAGACCCTTGGAGCGGACAGTGACCTGAGCAGCAATGCAGGTGATGGACCAGGCGGTGAGGGCAGCACCCACTTGGCAGGCTCTAGAGGCACGTTGTCTGATAGTGAAATTGAAACCAACTCTGCCACCAGTGCCATCTTT GGTAAAGCCCACAGCTTGAAGCCAAGTGTAAAGGAGAAGCTGGTGGGCAGCCCAGTTCGCTTTTCTGAAGATGTAAGCCAGCGAGTCTATCTCTACGAGGGACTCCTAG GAAGGGACAAAGGATCGATGTGGGACCAGTTAGAGGATGCCGCTATGGAGACCTTTTCTATAA GCAAAGAGCGTTCTACTTTATGGGACCAAATGCAGTTCTGGGAAGATGCATTCTTAGATGCTGTGATGTTGGAGAGAGAAGGGATGGGTATGGACCAGGGTCCCCAGGAAATGATAGACAG GTACCTGTCCCTAGGAGAACATGACCGGAAGCGCCTAGAGGATGATGAAGATCGTTTGCTGGCCACGCTCTTGCACAACCTCATCTCCTACATGCTGCTGATGAAG GTAAATAAGAATGATATCCGGAAGAAGGTGAGGCGCCTGATGGGAAAGTCGCATATTGGGCTTGTGTACAGCCAGCAAATCAACGAAGTGCTTGACCAGCTGGCAAACCTG AATGGACGAGATCTCTCTATCCGGTCCAGTGGCAGCCGGCACATGAAGAAGCAGACATTTGTGGTACATGCGGGGACAGACACAAATGGAGATATCTTTTTCATGGAG
- the MADD gene encoding MAP kinase-activating death domain protein isoform X37: MVQKKKSCPRLLDYLVIVGARHPSSDSVAQTPELLRRYPLEDHAEFPLPPDVVFFCQPEGCLSVRQRRMSLREDTSFVFTLTDKDTGVTRYGICVNFYRSFQKRVPKEKGEAGAGSRGKEGPHATCISEEVGTESLESGPSLQPPSADSTPDVNQSPRGKHRAKAESRSRNSTLTSLCVLSHYPFFSTFRECLYTLKRLVDCCSERLLGKKLGIPRGIQRDTMWRIFTGSLLVEEKSSALLHDLREIEAWIYRLLHSPVPVSGQKRVDIEVLPQELQQALTFALPDPSRFTLVDFPLHLPLELLGVDACLQVLTCILLEHKVVLQSRDYNALSMSVMAFVAMIYPLEYMFPVIPLLPTCMASAEQLLLAPTPYIIGVPASFFLYKLDFKMPDDVWLVDLDSSRVIAPTNAEVLPILPEPESLELKKHLKQALASMSLNTQPILNLEKFHEGQEIPLLLGRPSNDLQSTPSTEFNPLIYGNDVDSVDVATRVAMVRFFNSPNVLQGFQMHTRTLRLFPRPVVAFQAGSFLASRPRQTPFAEKLARTQAVEYFGEWILNPTNYAFQRIHNNTFDPALIGDKPKWYTHQLQPVHYRVYDSSSHLAEALSVPPEHDSDSDPTDDSGSDSMDYDDSSSSYSSLGDFVSEMMKCDINGDTPNVDPLTHAALGDASEVAIDELQSQKEAEEPGPDSENSQENPPLRSSSSTTASSSPSTVIHGTSSEPADSTEMDDKAAVGVSRSLPSVPPSIGKANVDRRQTETGEGSVRRRTYDNPYFEPQYGFPPEEDDAEQGEGYTPRFSQHVSGSRAQKLLRPNSLKLASDSDAESDSRASSPTSTVSNNSTEGFGGIMSFASSLYRNHSTSFSLSNLTLPTKGAREKTTPFPSLKGNRRALVDQKSSVIKHSPTVKREPPSPQGRSSNSSENQQFLKEVVHSVLDGQGVGWLNTKKVRRLLESEQLRVFVLSKLSRTVQSEDEAQQDIIPDVEIGRKVYKGMLDLLKCTVLSLEQSYAHAGLGGMASIFALLEIAQTHYYSKEPDKRKRSPTESVNTPIGKDPGLAWRGDPKAMAQLRVPQLGPRAPSASGKSPKELDTRSLKEENFVASIGPEVIKPTFDLGETEEKKSQVSADSGVSLTSGPQRTDPDSVLGVSPAVMIRSSSQDSEVSNSSGETLGADSDLSSNAGDGPGGEGSTHLAGSRGTLSDSEIETNSATSAIFGKAHSLKPSVKEKLVGSPVRFSEDVSQRVYLYEGLLGRDKGSMWDQLEDAAMETFSISKERSTLWDQMQFWEDAFLDAVMLEREGMGMDQGPQEMIDRYLSLGEHDRKRLEDDEDRLLATLLHNLISYMLLMKVNKNDIRKKVRRLMGKSHIGLVYSQQINEVLDQLANLNGRDLSIRSSGSRHMKKQTFVVHAGTDTNGDIFFMEVCDDCVVLRSNIGTVYERWWYEKLINMTYCPKTKVLCLWRRNGSETQLNKFYTKKCRELYYCVKDSMERAAARQQSIKPGPELGGEFPVQDMKTGEGGLLQVTLEGINLKFMHNQFLKLKKW, translated from the exons ATGGTGCAAAAGAAGAAGTCCTGTCCTCGGTTACTTGACTACCTAGTGATCGTAGGGGCCAG GCACCCGAGCAGTGATAGCGTggcccagactccagaactgctACGGCGATACCCATTAGAGGATCACGCCGAATTTCCCCTGCCCCCGGATGTCGTGTTCTTCTGCCAGCCGGAGGGCTGCCTGAGTGTGCGACAACGGCGCATGAGCCTGCGCGAGGACACCTCTTTTGTCTTCACTCTCACCGACAAGGACACCGGAGTCACGCGTTATGGCATCTGTGTTAACTTCTACCGCTCCTTCCAAAAGCGCGTGCCTAAGGAAAAGGGGGAGGCCGGGGCAGGGTCCCGTGGGAAGGAAGGACCCCATGCCACCTGCATCTCAGAAGAGGTTGGCACCGAGAGCTTGGAGAGTGGCCCGTCCCTGCAGCCTCCCAGTGCCGACTCTACCCCGGATGTGAACCAGTCTCCTCGGGGCAAACACCGGGCCAAGGCGGAGAGCCGTTCCCGCAACAGCACTCTGACGTCCCTGTGTGTGCTCAGCCATTACCCCTTCTTCTCCACCTTCCGGGAGTGTCTGTACACCCTCAAACGCCTGGTGGACTGCTGTAGTGAGCGACTGCTGGGCAAGAAACTGGGCATCCCTCGAGGCATACAAAG GGACACCATGTGGCGCATCTTTACTGGGTCGTTGTTAGTGGAGGAGAAGTCAAGTGCCCTTCTGCACGACCTTCGAGAGATTGAGGCCTGGATCTATCGATTGCTGCACTCCCCAGTACCCGTCTCAGGGCAGAAGCGAGTGGACATTGAGGTCCTGCCCCAGGAGCTCCAGCAAGCTCTGACGTTTGCGCTTCCAGACCCCTCTCGATTCACCCTAGTGGATTTCCCACTGCACCTTCCCTTGGAACTTCTGGGTGTGGATGCCTGTCTTCAGGTGCTAACCTGCATCCTGTTAGAGCACAAG GTGGTGCTGCAGTCCCGAGACTACAACGCACTCTCCATGTCTGTGATGGCATTTGTGGCAATGATTTATCCCTTGGAGTATATGTTTCCTGTTATTCCACTGCTGCCCACCTGCATGGCGTCTGCAGAACAG CTGCTGTTGGCTCCGACGCCGTACATCATCGGCGTCCCTGCCAGCTTCTTCCTCTACAAACTGGACTTCAAAATGCCTGACGACGTGTGGCTAGTGGATCTGGACAGCAGTAGG GTGATTGCCCCCACCAATGCAGAAGTGCTACCTATCCTTCCAGAACCAGAATCACTAGAgttgaaaaaacatttaaaacag GCCCTCGCCAGCATGAGTCTCAACACCCAGCCCATCCTCAATCTGGAGAAATTCCACGAAGGCCAGGAGATCCCTCTTCTCTTGGGAAGGCCTTCTAATGACCTGCAGTCTACACCTTCCACTGAATTCAACCCACTCATCTATGGCAACGACGTGGATTCTGTGGATGTCGCAACCAG AGTGGCCATGGTCCGTTTCTTCAACTCCCCCAACGTGCTGCAGGGCTTTCAGATGCACACGCGTACCCTGCGTCTCTTCCCCCGGCCCGTGGTGGCTTTCCAAGCTGGCTCCTTTCTAGCCTCACGTCCCCGGCAGACTCCTTTTGCTGAGAAACTGGCCAGGACTCAGGCTGTGGAGTACTTTGGAGAATGGATCCTCAACCCCACCAACTATGCCTTTCAGCGGATTCACAACA ACACATTCGATCCAGCCCTGATAGGCGACAAGCCGAAGTGGTACACCCACCAGCTGCAGCCTGTCCACTATCGAGTGTATGACAGCAGTTCCCACCTGGCCGAGGCGCTGAGCGTGCCGCCGGAGCACGACTCTGACTCTGACCCTACTGATGACAG CGGCAGTGATAGTATGGATTATGATGACTCAAGCTCTTCTTACTCTTCCCTTGGTGACTTTGTCAGTGAGATGATGAAATGTGACATCAATGGTGATACTCCTA ACGTGGATCCTCTGACACACGCGGCACTGGGGGATGCCAGTGAGGTAGCTATTGATGAGCTGCAGAGccagaaggaagcagaggaaCCTGGCCCAGACAGCGAGAACTCTCAGGAAAACCCCCCTCTGCGTTCCAGCTCCAGCACCACCGCCAGCAGTAGCCCCAGCACCGTTATCCATGGAACCAGTTCT GAACCTGCCGACTCAACGGAGATGGATGATAAGGCAGCGGTAGGCGTCTCCAGGTCCCTCCCCAGCGTGCCTCCCAGCATTGGCAAAGCGAACGTGGACAGGCGTCAGACAGAAACTGGAGAGGGGTCAGTGCGCCGGCGAACCTATGATAATCCATACTTCGAGCCCCAGTATGGCTTTCCCCCTGAGGAAGATGATGCTGAGCAGGGGGAAGGTTACACTCCCCGATTCAGCCAACATGTCAGTGGCAGTCG GGCTCAAAAGCTGCTGCGGCCCAACAGCTTGAAACTGGCAAGTGACTCAGATGCAGAGTCAGACTCTCGAGCGAGCTCGCCCACCTCCACCGTCTCCAACAACAGCACTGAGGGCTTCGGGGGCATCATGTCTTTTGCCA GCAGTCTGTATCGGAACCACAGTACGAGCTTCAGTCTTTCAAATCTCACACTGCCTACCAAAGGAGCGCGAGAGAAAACCACGCCCTTCCCCAGTCTGAAAG GAAACAGGAGGGCCTTAGTGGACCAGAAGTCATCGGTCATTAAACACAGCCCAACAGTGAAAAGAGAGCCTCCGTCACCCCAGGGTCGATCCAGCAATTCTAg TGAGAACCAGCAGTTCCTGAAGGAGGTGGTGCACAGCGTGCTGGATGGCCAGGGAGTTGGCTGGCTCAACACGAAGAAGGTGCGACGGCTGCTGGAGAGCGAGCAGCTTAGAGTCTTTGTCCTGAGCAAGCTGAGCCGCACGGTGCAGTCAGAGGACGAGGCCCAGCAGGACATCATCCCAGATGTG GAGATCGGTCGGAAGGTGTACAAGGGCATGTTAGACCTGCTCAAGTGCACGGTCCTCAGTCTGGAGCAGTCCTACGCCCACGCAGGTCTGGGTGGCATGGCCAGCATCTTTGCGCTTCTGGAGATCGCCCAGACCCACTACTATAGTAAAG AACCAGACAAGCGGAAGAGAAGTCCAACAGAGAGCGTAAATACACCAATTGGCAAGGATCCTGGCCTGGCTTGGCGGGGGGACCCAAAGGCCATGGCACAGCTGAGAGTCCCCCAGCTGGGACCTCGGGCACCAAGTGCCTCAGGAAAGAGTCCCAAGGAACTGGACACCAGAAGTCTAAAGGAGGAGAACTTTGTAGCATCTATCG GGCCTGAAGTAATCAAACCCACCTTTGACCTTGGTGAGACAGAGGAGAAGAAGTCCCAAGTCAGCGCAGACAGTGGTGTGAGCCTGACGTCTGGTCCCCAG AGGACTGATCCAGATTCTGTCCTTGGTGTGAGTCCAGCCGTTATGATCCGAAGCTCGAGTCAGGACTCCGAA gtGAGTAATAGCTCTGGAGAGACCCTTGGAGCGGACAGTGACCTGAGCAGCAATGCAGGTGATGGACCAGGCGGTGAGGGCAGCACCCACTTGGCAGGCTCTAGAGGCACGTTGTCTGATAGTGAAATTGAAACCAACTCTGCCACCAGTGCCATCTTT GGTAAAGCCCACAGCTTGAAGCCAAGTGTAAAGGAGAAGCTGGTGGGCAGCCCAGTTCGCTTTTCTGAAGATGTAAGCCAGCGAGTCTATCTCTACGAGGGACTCCTAG GAAGGGACAAAGGATCGATGTGGGACCAGTTAGAGGATGCCGCTATGGAGACCTTTTCTATAA GCAAAGAGCGTTCTACTTTATGGGACCAAATGCAGTTCTGGGAAGATGCATTCTTAGATGCTGTGATGTTGGAGAGAGAAGGGATGGGTATGGACCAGGGTCCCCAGGAAATGATAGACAG GTACCTGTCCCTAGGAGAACATGACCGGAAGCGCCTAGAGGATGATGAAGATCGTTTGCTGGCCACGCTCTTGCACAACCTCATCTCCTACATGCTGCTGATGAAG GTAAATAAGAATGATATCCGGAAGAAGGTGAGGCGCCTGATGGGAAAGTCGCATATTGGGCTTGTGTACAGCCAGCAAATCAACGAAGTGCTTGACCAGCTGGCAAACCTG AATGGACGAGATCTCTCTATCCGGTCCAGTGGCAGCCGGCACATGAAGAAGCAGACATTTGTGGTACATGCGGGGACAGACACAAATGGAGATATCTTTTTCATGGAG